In Triticum aestivum cultivar Chinese Spring chromosome 5B, IWGSC CS RefSeq v2.1, whole genome shotgun sequence, the following proteins share a genomic window:
- the LOC100137001 gene encoding MADS-box transcription factor 8: protein MGRGRVELKRIENKINRQVTFAKRRNGLLKKAYELSVLCDAEVALIIFSNRGKLYEFCSGQSMPKTLERYQKCSYGGPDTAVQNKENELVQSSRNEYLKLKARVENLQRTQRNLLGEDLGSLGIKDLEQLEKQLDSSLRHIRSTRTQHMLDQLTDLQRKEQMLCEANRCLRRKLEESSQQMQGQMWEQHAANLLGYDQLRQSPHQQQATHHGGNGFFHPLDPTTEPTLQIGYTQEQINNACVAASFMPTWLP, encoded by the exons aTGGGGCGTGGCCGGGTCGAGCTCAAGCGGATCGAGAACAAGATCAACCGACAGGTCACCTTCGCCAAGCGCCGCAACGGCCTGCTCAAGAAGGCCTACGAGCTCTCCGTCCTCTGCGATGCCGAGGTCGCGCTCATCATCTTCTCCAACCGCGGCAAGCTCTACGAGTTCTGCAGCGGCCAGAG CATGCCCAAAACACTTGAGAGATACCAGAAATGCAGTTATGGTGGGCCAGATACAGCAGTACAAAATAAGGAGAATGAG TTAGTGCAGAGCAGTCGAAATGAGTACCTCAAACTGAAAGCACGAGTGGAGAATTTGCAGAGAACCCAACG AAATTTGCTTGGTGAAGATCTCGGgtcactcggcatcaaagatctgGAGCAGCTCGAAAAGCAACTTGATTCATCCTTAAGgcacataagatccacaagg ACACAGCATATGCTTGACCAGCTCACTGATCTCCAAAGGAAG GAACAAATGCTGTGTGAAGCAAATAGGTGCCTTCGAAGAAAA CTGGAGGAGAGCAGCCAGCAGATGCAGGGCCAAATGTGGGAGCAGCACGCCGCCAACTTGCTCGGCTACGACCAACTGCGACAGTCCCCGCATCAGCAGCAGGCCACACACCACGGCGGCAACGGCTTCTTTCACCCCCTGGACCCTACCACTGAGCCCACACTTCAGATAGG GTATACTCAGGAGCAGATAAACAACGCATGCGTGGCGGCGTCGTTCATGCCGACATGGCTGCCCTGA